In one window of Pirellulales bacterium DNA:
- a CDS encoding YnfA family protein: MTSLIKSLLLFLVAGLCEIGGGWLVWKWLRDARPVWWGLAGAAVLVAYGIVPTFQSSHFGRVYAAYGGFFIVLSLGWGWYFDGNRPDLPDVVGACIALVGVCLMMYWPRYA, from the coding sequence ATGACCTCGCTCATTAAATCGTTGCTGTTATTCCTTGTGGCGGGCCTCTGCGAGATTGGCGGTGGCTGGCTGGTGTGGAAGTGGCTGCGCGACGCTCGGCCCGTCTGGTGGGGCCTTGCCGGCGCGGCGGTCTTGGTGGCCTACGGGATCGTGCCGACGTTTCAGTCGAGCCATTTTGGCCGTGTGTACGCGGCCTATGGTGGGTTCTTTATCGTGCTCTCGCTCGGCTGGGGCTGGTACTTTGACGGCAACCGGCCCGACTTGCCTGATGTCGTGGGCGCCTGCATTGCATTGGTCGGGGTGTGTTTGATGATGTATTGGCCTCGCTACGCGTGA
- a CDS encoding glycosyltransferase family 2 protein — MPIESTAATAGAAEDAAAKRAGVYVVIPALNEEQSLPRVLADLPAVARVIVVDNASTDGTAEAAAAAGASVVQEGQRGYGAACLRGLSEIERAIAAGQPPPRVVVFLDGDYSDYPERLPDLVAPILAGKADFVLGSRLLGERQAGAMPPQSVWGNRLACFLMRWLFGAHYTDLGPFRAIDYQALKSLGMVDQNFGWTVEMQIKAARAGLRTLEVPVSYRCRIGQSKISGTLVGTIKAGYKILFVIAKYGLTRRRS, encoded by the coding sequence ATGCCCATCGAGTCCACCGCGGCGACCGCCGGCGCGGCGGAAGACGCCGCCGCGAAGCGGGCCGGCGTTTATGTCGTCATTCCCGCGCTCAACGAAGAGCAATCGTTGCCGCGCGTGCTGGCCGATCTGCCGGCCGTCGCGCGCGTGATCGTCGTCGATAACGCTTCGACCGACGGGACCGCCGAGGCCGCGGCCGCCGCCGGGGCGAGTGTCGTTCAAGAAGGTCAACGGGGATACGGCGCCGCGTGCCTGCGCGGCCTGTCGGAGATTGAAAGGGCCATTGCGGCGGGCCAACCGCCGCCGCGCGTCGTGGTCTTTCTCGACGGCGACTACAGCGATTATCCCGAGCGGCTGCCCGACCTGGTTGCGCCGATTCTCGCAGGCAAGGCCGATTTCGTGCTGGGCTCGCGGCTGTTGGGCGAGCGCCAGGCGGGGGCGATGCCGCCGCAAAGCGTGTGGGGCAATCGCCTGGCATGCTTCTTGATGCGGTGGCTGTTCGGTGCCCACTACACCGACTTGGGGCCGTTTCGCGCCATCGACTATCAAGCCCTCAAGTCGCTCGGCATGGTCGACCAGAACTTTGGCTGGACGGTCGAGATGCAAATCAAGGCCGCGCGTGCGGGATTGCGGACGCTCGAAGTGCCCGTCTCTTATCGCTGTCGCATCGGCCAGAGCAAAATCAGCGGCACGCTGGTCGGCACGATCAAGGCCGGGTATAAGATTCTCTTTGTTATTGCCAAATACGGTCTTACGCGCCGCCGATCATGA